CTCCCACGCGGCTGGGCTCACGGCCGCAGCCTCGGACCCCTGGGCGCCGGTGCCCCCGTGCCCCTGTGCCCCTTTCTTGAGGCCCGCCCCGTGATGCGCTCGCACATGCCGATACGCCTGCCCGCTCCGCATCCCCATCGCGACTTCGAGTTCCTGCCGCAGCCCGTCCGCGCCGGGCCGGTCCGCCTTGTTCACCACGAAGACATCGGCGATCTCCATCAATCCGGCTTTCATGACCTGGATGCCATCGCCGGACTCGGGGACCAGCATGACCACGGTGGTGTCCGCCGCGGCTGCCACGTCCAGCTCCGACTGCCCGACCCCGACCGTCTCGATAAGGATACGGTCGAAGCCGTAGGCGTCCATGACGTCGGCCACTTCGCCGGTCGTGGTCGCCATGCCGCCCTGAGACCCGCGCGTGGCCATGGACCGGATGAACACGCCGGGATCGAGGGAGGCGCGTTCCATCCGGATGCGGTCGCCGAGGAGCGCACCGCCGGTGAAGGGGCTGGAGGGATCCACCGCGATGACGGCTACTGTGAGCCCGCGCGACCTATAGGAAGCTACGAGCCGCTCGATCAGGGTGCTCTTGCCGGCGCCTGGTGGGCCGGTGATGCCGATCCGGCGGGAGCGGCCGAGCTTGCCGTGGAGGCCGGCGAGCAGCTCCTCGAAGCCGGGGGCGCCATTCTCCACCAGTGAAATGGCACGGGCGAGGGCGGCGGTCGTCCGCCCGGCGAGGCCATCTAGGAGTGGTTGAATGGACACGACCTAAATCAAAGCCAGACTTGGGAATAGGTCAAGATTGGGGGGGGCATCCTGGGGGTAGCTTCAATCTGGCGCGCGGAAGGCGGGGCGCGAGGCCGATACCATTGACGAGGCCCAACCCTGGCGTAGCTTGGCGCCAAGGAACTGGAGGACCACGCCGGATGAACAAACGTGAGTTCGTGCGCACCCGCCGGATGCACTTAGCGCCGGTTGACCATGCGTCGCCGCTCGGAACGGGATCGCGGCCGCCTGGGCATCCACGATCTTCTGCTGCATGACGGCGACATATCGTCCTTCCATGGAGGACAAATTGCTATTGTCTTGTCCTTAGTGCCAAGGACAATTAGCGGCCGCGGGCGGCGCGCAGGCGCTTGATCTGCTCGAGGGCTTCGACGTCCGCGATATCGAGCGGCCGGCCGCTTCGCTTGCTGGCGATGAGGTCGTCGATCCCGACGAGCGGAACCTCCACCCCGTCAACATCCACGCGTGAGGCGCCCGGCAGGGCGGTGCGGTAGTTGATGCTCCACGCGCCCAGGAAGATGTCCACCCCCGGGTCGTCGCCGATGACCGTGATGGGGCGCGCCAGGATCTCGGCGGCCGTGAGCTCGCGGGCGAAGCCGTAGCCGACGGTCGCGAGCGCCTCGAGCACCCGTTCCGCGTTCTCGCGGGTGGGCTCGATGAGGATGTCCACGTCCGTGGTGGCGCGGACGTAGCCGTGGAGCACGCACGCTGCTCCGCCGATCACCAGGTACTTCGCATCGCAGCCGTTGAGCGCGGCGCAGACCTGGATGATGCGACTCCTCACCCGCCGATTCGTTGCGCCGTCTTCCACAGGTCGTAGTCGTCCCAGGATTCGAAGCCGATCACTTGGTGGCGCCGGCCGCGGCGCTGCCGCGAGCGGGCCAGACGACCCAGCTCCTCGGCGCGCTCGAGTCGTGCGGCCGGGGTCAGCGCCAACTCGGCCTCGAGGTGGCGGAGCCGCGCGCGCTCGACGTCGGCGGCGGGTGCCGCGTACGGCGCCGGCGCGTCTTCGCGCACCAGGGCCGGCGCGCGCGCGCCCCTCCCGGCATCGTCGCGAACGGCGCCGGCGAGGAAGCCTCGCAGCGCCTCGGCCACCACCCAGCTGCGGGAGCGCTGGAGGGCGCTGGCGCGGCGATCGGCCTCCTTGAGGAGGCGGGCCGGCACGGTCACCGTAACGCGGGCGAGAGCCACGGAATCATACTACGTATGAGTGACTCATATCGCAAGGCCCGCGCCCGTCCGGCCGCCCTTGCGCGCCGCGGGAGGCCGAGGATATCATCGGAGTGCGTGCGAAGCCACTGCGGCGCAGGTGCGCCGCGCGGAGAGGGCCGGGGCGATTGTCCCGGCCTTCATGTTTTCCGGTTACGGGCCCGCGTGCCTGGGTCAGCGAGCGCGCAGGACGGCCTGCCGGCCACAGATGGCGAGGCCGCTCGCTGGCTGCGGAGAACGCTCGAGAGCATGGCGACGCCGTGCTCCGTGAAGGCGTACCGTCGGGCCCGGCGCGCACCGCCCCAACTTGAAGTCACAGATTGTGACTTCAAGATGCGGCAAAGCGTACGGAGGATACCGACTCCCGCCCCATGACCTTGAGGTGCCAGACTGGCTCCTCAAGTTCCGGAACTCTTCCGCAGAAAGGCGAAACATGAAATCTGGAGGAAAGCGCTGGATGTTGCGTCTTACCGCGCGCATGAGAGCTTTCGTCTCCACTCCGTACATCTCGGCCAGCACGGCATCGAGCAGGACCTTGTGACCGCGCAAGAGCATGATGGCGCTTGTGATGCGCTCAAAGGGCACAAGGCTCGCTTCCGACATTGGATCATCGTAGCTGAATCAGATCACCACCGAATTACCAAGCGAGGACCTAGGGTAGTCTGCCGCGGAAGACCCATGTCATCGTTTCCTCCCGTTTCAGGATCATGGCAACGCACCGCCTGCTCGCCGGCGCTGGATGTGCACCACCTTGCCGCTCGCGCCGGAGCCTCTCACCAGCTTCTCCACGGCGGCTCGCGCCTCGGCTTCGGTCCGGCCGTGGAGGTCTAGCGTCACGGCGGGGCGCGCGTCGAGAAGTGCGCCATGCGAAGAGTACCGCGGCTGGCGAGGCATCAGGCCGCGCCGACGGCGCGCGCTACATACTCCCGATACGGTGCCGGCCCGGAGCAAACCGGATCGGCCGCCGAGGTGGATGTCGGGCATGGATGATTCTACGGTGGCGATGGGTCGGGCCGCGAGTCGCCGAACCGATCCGCTTCCGACGGGGCACGACGGGCACCATGAGGTCGCGGATCGCCCGGAATACGACCCGAAGCTGGCTATCGTAGCGGCGCTCGAGATCCTCCAGTTTTCGCGCCAGTTCGGCGTTCGAAGCCAGCATGAGCCGAATTCTCACGAAGGCACGCACGATCTGTACGCTTGTTTCGACCGCCGTTGGGCTGTTCAAGATGCTGGCAAGCATGACCGCACCGTGTTCCGTGAATACGTTCGGCAGTTTCCGGCGTCCGCCCCAGTCGGCACTTGAAGTCGCAAATTGCGACTTCAAGGTCGCGGCTTCATCAGCCGTGAGCCGGAACATGAAATCCTCTGGAAACCGCGCCAGATTGCGCTTGACTTGCTCGTTCAGGCGCTTGGTCGTAACCCCGTAGAGGACCGCGAGGTCAGCGTCCAGCATGACCCGCTGACCCCGCACAACGTGGATGGCGGACTCGATACGCTCGGCTGGAACAATGGCCATGGCCCAAGATGGAGCCCTCGGCGACGCACGCCCAACCGGAAACGCGCGTCGCGGATCAATTCATTGCATCAAGGCAGCCCGGCGTTAAGACTCGTCCCTGACCCGCCGCGTGCGCTCCGGGTAGCTCAGCTTGTCCTCGTGCATGGCGCGGCGCGCGGGCGGCGCGTGACTCGCTTCCGGTGAGGAACTTCAGCGAACGAGGACACGGTAGCCGCCCTCGCCGTCGTCGAGGTCCCATTCGCGGACCAAGGGCGCCAGCGACCCCTTGAGCATGCCGCGAACCAGGTTCTTCAGCACCGGCGAGCCGCGGGAGCTTTTCCCCTTCCCCGTGATGATGTGCACCACCTTGCCGCTCGCGCCGGAGCCTCTCACCAGCTTCTCCACGGCGGCTCGCGCCTCGGCTTCGGTGCGGCCGTGGAGGTCGAGCGTCACGGCGGGCCGCGCGTCGAGCAGTGCGTCATGAGAAGAGTACCGCGGCTGGCGAGGCATCAGCGGCGCCTCCAAGTTGAGGTTCGTGGCCTCACCAGTCTAGGCGTCGCCTCGCCGGCGGCAAGTGATGCGACGGCGCTCGCGGCCTGCGCGGTGTAGC
This DNA window, taken from Gemmatimonadales bacterium, encodes the following:
- the meaB gene encoding methylmalonyl Co-A mutase-associated GTPase MeaB; protein product: MSIQPLLDGLAGRTTAALARAISLVENGAPGFEELLAGLHGKLGRSRRIGITGPPGAGKSTLIERLVASYRSRGLTVAVIAVDPSSPFTGGALLGDRIRMERASLDPGVFIRSMATRGSQGGMATTTGEVADVMDAYGFDRILIETVGVGQSELDVAAAADTTVVMLVPESGDGIQVMKAGLMEIADVFVVNKADRPGADGLRQELEVAMGMRSGQAYRHVRAHHGAGLKKGAQGHGGTGAQGSEAAAVSPAAWEPPVLATVAADNTGVAELVDALDRHYAHLEAAGTLAARRKRRRELRTREVVDRALKRWVWSDAGPKRDVESALDDVSAGRVSPYQAAQGILARVQGSLT
- a CDS encoding ORF6N domain-containing protein, whose translation is MAIVPAERIESAIHVVRGQRVMLDADLAVLYGVTTKRLNEQVKRNLARFPEDFMFRLTADEAATLKSQFATSSADWGGRRKLPNVFTEHGAVMLASILNSPTAVETSVQIVRAFVRIRLMLASNAELARKLEDLERRYDSQLRVVFRAIRDLMVPVVPRRKRIGSATRGPTHRHRRIIHARHPPRRPIRFAPGRHRIGSM
- a CDS encoding Smr/MutS family protein, translating into MPRQPRYSSHDALLDARPAVTLDLHGRTEAEARAAVEKLVRGSGASGKVVHIITGKGKSSRGSPVLKNLVRGMLKGSLAPLVREWDLDDGEGGYRVLVR